The [Bacillus] selenitireducens MLS10 genome includes a region encoding these proteins:
- a CDS encoding DUF3048 domain-containing protein, whose product MKQWRWLAAVLIMMLLIMGACSNNEEPVEETVDVEPVEENEPEPEPEPEPEEEPEPEYANTYPLTGIGTDDDVNHRVMGVMIENTVNARPQSGLYMADVVYEVLSEGRITRLLAFYHSQEPDRIGPVRSARDYYIYLNNGYDAVYTSAGGSPGAFALMQQGQVAFVNGLTYDGRFLERWNERSAPHNLYTSYEGLMGAAADMGYELEDRDTPELPFDEEMEPEGDEAAHVHISYNSSYNNIDYHYDEDAGGYIRSVGGERVDDLETGEPVAPRNLFVVEANHRVIDDVGRRDIDISSGGPAYLIQDGVARSAEWQNVDGVILPYLDGEPLSFMPGQTFITFVESGGGGIDTHVTISEE is encoded by the coding sequence ATGAAACAATGGCGATGGCTCGCAGCTGTACTGATCATGATGCTTCTGATCATGGGTGCCTGCAGCAATAACGAAGAACCGGTTGAAGAAACCGTGGACGTGGAACCGGTGGAGGAGAATGAACCGGAACCTGAACCCGAGCCCGAACCGGAGGAAGAGCCCGAACCGGAATACGCAAACACGTATCCATTGACGGGCATTGGGACGGATGACGATGTGAATCACCGTGTGATGGGTGTGATGATCGAGAACACCGTGAATGCAAGGCCGCAGTCCGGGCTGTACATGGCGGATGTGGTGTATGAGGTCCTCTCGGAAGGACGGATCACGAGACTCCTTGCCTTTTACCACAGCCAGGAGCCGGATCGTATCGGACCTGTCAGAAGTGCACGGGACTATTACATTTACCTGAATAACGGCTATGACGCTGTCTATACATCCGCCGGGGGAAGCCCGGGTGCCTTCGCGCTCATGCAGCAGGGGCAGGTCGCCTTTGTGAACGGGCTGACCTATGACGGACGCTTCCTTGAACGCTGGAATGAACGCAGTGCTCCTCACAATCTGTATACGTCCTATGAGGGACTGATGGGTGCCGCTGCGGATATGGGTTATGAACTCGAAGACCGGGACACACCGGAGCTTCCGTTCGATGAAGAGATGGAGCCTGAAGGAGACGAAGCCGCACACGTCCATATCAGCTACAACAGCAGCTACAACAACATCGACTATCACTACGATGAAGATGCGGGCGGGTATATCCGCTCGGTCGGAGGAGAGCGTGTCGATGATCTGGAGACCGGGGAGCCTGTGGCACCGAGGAATCTGTTTGTCGTCGAAGCCAATCACCGGGTCATTGATGATGTGGGCCGACGGGATATTGACATTTCGTCCGGCGGCCCAGCCTACCTGATTCAAGACGGTGTGGCAAGAAGTGCCGAATGGCAGAACGTCGACGGGGTGATTCTCCCCTATCTCGACGGAGAGCCATTGTCGTTTATGCCGGGGCAGACATTCATTACGTTCGTCGAATCCGGTGGCGGCGGTATTGACACGCACGTCACCATCAGCGAAGAATGA
- a CDS encoding YerC/YecD family TrpR-related protein, with protein MQIDKLRGKELDQLFEAILSLNDLEECYQFFDDLCTMNEIQSLAQRLEVARMLMGGDTYQRIERDTGASTATISRVKRCINYGNDGYKFALDRVAEQYREEQNQSE; from the coding sequence ATGCAAATTGACAAACTCCGGGGCAAAGAACTCGATCAGCTGTTTGAAGCGATTTTGAGCCTCAATGATCTCGAAGAATGTTATCAGTTCTTCGATGACCTCTGCACGATGAACGAAATCCAATCCCTTGCTCAGCGTCTTGAAGTGGCGCGCATGCTCATGGGCGGTGACACGTATCAGCGCATTGAGCGCGATACCGGGGCATCGACGGCTACGATTTCCCGCGTGAAGCGGTGCATCAATTACGGGAATGACGGGTACAAATTCGCCCTCGACAGAGTGGCTGAACAGTACAGGGAAGAACAGAATCAGTCTGAATAA
- a CDS encoding M20/M25/M40 family metallo-hydrolase has protein sequence MKIAIVYNRESQAVINLFGTPNREKYGLETIKKIKDGLQSLGHQVKTFEGDKNIIAKLEEFMPSVISGERPGLVFNLSYGIQGKGRYMHVPGILEMIGVPYVGSGPETHALALDKVVTKMILLQKGLPTPRFAELEKPDSPITAELTYPLIVKPKNEAVSFGLKIVHNEEELRDGVKTIYDTFQSPTLVEEYIEGREVNVGLLGNNPVEALPPVELVFGDGPQIFTYEDKTSGQGSRVQKVCPAPLDDELMEKVKQLAIDTFHALNCFDTARVDFRIDKNGNPYILEVNSMASLGADGSFVYAAQTLGMSYAEIMNRIVEVTSERYFGPQFVITADESGEKKGMDLFETITKNRSRLEKDLKMWTNMSSRTEDAVGLSAVRKKVTERCTKLGLQLNNDFTNGRSAWTWETRKGFEGGTLLVVPIDVPGNRTGYPVPYRTEQEWVYGEGVASSRGGLTTLMHALAALKETKKLQSKKIGVFFYADEGRGMRYSTPMFEKAAEKAGEVIVLQPGFTDGKIVDQRRGFKQFNVIVEGDPVRMGKSTKEQDVLSYFVKQADDLQSLSNRRKKLAVAVQDVKSERYSVLMPHRVNATFSITYLDQDLAKDAEKKLREAFKNNGSSIRTYVEEIVDRKPMTKKKQHPLRDRLEALSEAWNIPFGTESSLLPSAAGAVPAKIPAVCGFAPASKDLFTPNEALHRRELAQRTLLLALYLEGE, from the coding sequence GTGAAAATTGCAATCGTGTATAACCGTGAAAGTCAGGCAGTCATCAATTTGTTCGGGACACCGAACCGGGAGAAATACGGTCTGGAGACCATTAAGAAAATCAAAGACGGCCTGCAAAGCCTCGGTCATCAGGTCAAGACCTTTGAAGGGGACAAAAACATCATCGCGAAGCTCGAGGAATTCATGCCGTCGGTTATTTCCGGTGAGCGACCGGGACTGGTCTTCAACCTGAGCTACGGCATTCAGGGAAAGGGCCGCTACATGCACGTGCCGGGTATCCTTGAGATGATCGGTGTCCCTTACGTCGGAAGCGGACCGGAAACCCACGCCCTCGCCCTCGACAAGGTCGTCACGAAGATGATCCTCCTGCAAAAGGGGCTTCCGACACCGAGGTTTGCCGAGCTTGAGAAGCCGGATTCCCCGATCACCGCCGAGTTGACGTATCCGCTCATCGTCAAGCCGAAGAACGAGGCCGTGTCATTCGGTCTGAAAATTGTGCATAACGAAGAGGAGCTTCGGGACGGGGTCAAGACGATTTATGACACCTTTCAGTCCCCGACGCTCGTGGAAGAATACATCGAAGGCCGGGAAGTGAACGTCGGCCTTCTCGGGAACAACCCGGTGGAAGCCTTGCCGCCGGTGGAACTCGTCTTCGGGGACGGCCCGCAGATCTTCACATATGAAGACAAGACGAGCGGTCAGGGGAGCCGTGTGCAGAAAGTCTGCCCGGCACCGCTTGATGACGAGCTGATGGAAAAAGTCAAACAGCTTGCCATTGATACGTTCCATGCCCTGAACTGCTTTGACACCGCCCGGGTCGATTTCCGGATCGACAAGAACGGCAATCCGTATATTCTTGAGGTCAATTCCATGGCCTCACTCGGAGCGGACGGTTCGTTTGTCTATGCCGCCCAGACGCTCGGCATGAGCTATGCGGAGATTATGAACCGCATCGTTGAGGTGACGAGTGAACGGTACTTCGGTCCGCAGTTCGTCATCACCGCCGATGAGTCGGGAGAGAAAAAAGGCATGGATCTCTTTGAGACCATTACGAAGAACCGCTCCCGCCTCGAGAAGGATCTCAAAATGTGGACGAACATGTCGAGCCGCACGGAAGACGCCGTCGGACTGAGTGCGGTCCGAAAGAAAGTTACAGAGCGCTGCACGAAGCTCGGTCTTCAGCTGAACAACGACTTTACGAACGGCCGCTCCGCCTGGACGTGGGAGACGAGGAAAGGCTTTGAAGGCGGGACGCTTCTCGTTGTCCCGATCGATGTCCCGGGAAACCGCACCGGCTACCCGGTGCCGTACCGCACTGAACAGGAGTGGGTGTACGGGGAAGGCGTGGCATCAAGCCGCGGCGGACTGACAACACTCATGCACGCCCTGGCGGCCCTGAAAGAGACGAAAAAGCTCCAGTCGAAAAAAATCGGCGTCTTCTTCTATGCCGATGAAGGGCGGGGCATGCGATACAGCACCCCGATGTTTGAGAAAGCGGCGGAGAAGGCAGGTGAAGTCATCGTGCTGCAGCCTGGCTTCACGGATGGCAAGATCGTCGATCAGCGCCGCGGCTTCAAGCAGTTTAACGTCATCGTCGAAGGGGACCCGGTCCGTATGGGCAAATCGACGAAAGAACAGGACGTTCTCAGCTATTTCGTCAAACAGGCCGATGACCTGCAGTCGCTGTCAAACCGTCGGAAAAAGCTCGCCGTTGCCGTGCAGGACGTGAAAAGCGAACGCTACAGTGTCCTCATGCCGCACCGGGTGAACGCAACGTTCTCTATTACGTACCTCGATCAGGATCTGGCAAAAGACGCGGAGAAAAAGCTTCGGGAAGCCTTTAAAAATAATGGTTCATCGATTCGCACGTATGTCGAAGAAATTGTCGACCGTAAGCCGATGACGAAAAAGAAACAGCATCCGCTCCGGGACCGGCTAGAAGCACTCAGTGAAGCCTGGAATATCCCGTTCGGTACAGAATCAAGCTTGTTGCCGAGCGCCGCGGGGGCGGTTCCCGCGAAAATTCCGGCTGTCTGCGGTTTCGCCCCGGCAAGCAAGGATCTGTTTACACCGAATGAAGCGCTGCACCGCCGCGAACTCGCCCAGCGTACGTTGCTTTTGGCCCTTTACCTTGAAGGAGAGTGA
- a CDS encoding LytR/AlgR family response regulator transcription factor translates to MKRMPIRTVVVDDEPYSRDELMYLLSKTDGVEVVAAAGSHDEALERILKHEPDAVFLDIEMGEKNGLELAGILTKLAKPPQIVFATAYPDFAITAFRLNALDYVLKPFDEGQVQEAVNRILSAIQQESKPPANDGITQGVCTKLAVHYDEVIHYLSPNAIDYIFREGNITKVVSQGSEYETRLTLKDLSEKLKDYSFFRTHKGYLVNLNRVEEMTPWFNGACQLKLEHVDTQIPVSRNYVKQLRQELEL, encoded by the coding sequence ATGAAGCGCATGCCGATACGCACTGTGGTTGTTGATGACGAACCATACAGCAGAGATGAGCTGATGTATCTTCTTTCGAAGACCGATGGTGTGGAGGTCGTGGCAGCGGCAGGTTCACACGATGAGGCACTTGAACGCATCCTGAAGCACGAACCTGACGCCGTATTTCTGGATATCGAAATGGGGGAGAAGAATGGTCTTGAACTCGCCGGGATTTTGACGAAACTCGCGAAGCCGCCGCAAATTGTATTCGCGACGGCATACCCGGACTTCGCCATTACCGCCTTTCGGCTGAATGCCCTTGACTATGTCCTGAAACCATTTGATGAAGGACAGGTTCAGGAAGCGGTGAACCGGATCCTCTCGGCGATCCAGCAGGAAAGCAAGCCGCCGGCCAATGACGGCATCACCCAGGGCGTCTGTACAAAGCTCGCCGTCCATTACGATGAGGTGATCCATTACCTGTCGCCAAACGCGATTGATTATATCTTCCGGGAAGGAAACATCACGAAGGTCGTCAGTCAGGGCAGTGAGTATGAGACGAGACTGACGCTCAAAGACCTGTCTGAGAAATTGAAGGATTACTCCTTCTTCCGCACACATAAAGGGTATCTGGTCAATCTCAACCGGGTGGAGGAGATGACGCCGTGGTTCAACGGCGCCTGTCAGCTGAAGCTTGAACATGTGGACACGCAGATCCCCGTCAGCCGCAACTATGTGAAACAGCTGCGTCAGGAGCTCGAACTGTAG
- a CDS encoding carbon starvation CstA family protein, with product MITFLVAIALLVVGYFTYGKFVEKVFGVQDNRLTPAVSQGDGMDFVPMGTKRNSMIQLLNIAGVGPIFGPIMGALYGPVAFIWIVFGAIFAGAVHDYLTGMISIRNRGAHLPELAGKFLGKVMKHVVNGFAVLLLLLVGTVFVSAPAALLYDLMSGWMTLTLIIGLIFLYYIIATMLPIDKIIGRVYPIFGALLLISALGIGGSLVITGAPIPEMTLTNMHPDGLMIFPLLFLTISCGALSGFHATQSPIISRTTQREKDGRKIFYGMMITEAVIAMIWAAAAMSLFYGTDLSALLAESGPAAVVSEVSLAMLGGIGGTLAVLGVIILPITSGDTAFRSARMILADYFKVNQILVRNRLMFALPLFMISVVLTQIDFTILWRYFSWANQSTAMIALWVGAMYLGLQYKNHWISSLPAAFMTMVTFTYILNAPIGFGLPMPVSYAGAAAGTVVVILLFANKLKRERALNQIEVDDNAERSA from the coding sequence ATGATTACGTTTTTGGTGGCGATTGCACTGTTGGTAGTTGGCTATTTTACGTATGGCAAGTTCGTGGAAAAGGTCTTTGGTGTTCAGGATAACCGGCTGACGCCGGCGGTCAGCCAAGGAGACGGCATGGACTTTGTACCGATGGGGACGAAACGAAATTCGATGATTCAGCTCCTCAACATTGCAGGTGTAGGCCCGATCTTCGGTCCGATTATGGGAGCCCTGTACGGTCCGGTGGCGTTTATCTGGATTGTGTTTGGGGCGATCTTTGCAGGAGCGGTGCATGACTACCTGACAGGGATGATCTCGATTCGGAACCGGGGAGCCCACTTGCCGGAACTTGCGGGCAAATTTCTCGGTAAAGTAATGAAGCACGTCGTGAACGGATTTGCGGTTCTTCTGCTGCTTTTGGTGGGGACGGTGTTTGTATCGGCTCCGGCAGCACTGCTGTACGATTTAATGTCAGGCTGGATGACCCTGACGCTCATTATCGGACTTATTTTTCTTTATTACATTATTGCGACGATGTTGCCGATTGATAAAATTATCGGGCGGGTTTATCCGATTTTCGGTGCCTTGCTTCTGATCAGTGCCCTGGGTATCGGGGGAAGCCTCGTGATCACCGGTGCGCCGATTCCGGAAATGACGTTAACGAACATGCATCCGGACGGCCTGATGATCTTTCCGCTGTTGTTTTTAACCATTTCCTGCGGCGCTCTTTCCGGGTTCCACGCGACGCAGTCACCGATCATTTCGAGGACAACCCAAAGAGAAAAGGATGGGCGGAAAATCTTCTACGGCATGATGATCACCGAGGCGGTCATTGCCATGATCTGGGCTGCAGCTGCAATGAGTCTCTTCTATGGCACAGACCTCAGTGCATTGCTTGCTGAGAGCGGTCCTGCCGCTGTTGTCAGTGAAGTGTCCCTGGCCATGCTCGGCGGCATCGGCGGAACGCTCGCCGTATTGGGTGTCATCATCCTTCCAATCACTTCAGGAGATACGGCATTCAGAAGTGCGCGGATGATTCTGGCTGATTATTTCAAGGTCAATCAGATCCTTGTCCGAAACAGACTGATGTTTGCACTGCCGCTGTTCATGATCTCTGTTGTCCTGACGCAAATCGACTTCACGATTCTTTGGCGCTACTTCTCATGGGCCAATCAGTCGACTGCGATGATTGCCCTGTGGGTAGGGGCGATGTATCTCGGACTTCAATACAAAAATCACTGGATCTCGAGTCTTCCAGCTGCATTTATGACGATGGTGACCTTCACTTATATTTTGAATGCGCCGATCGGCTTTGGTCTTCCGATGCCGGTGTCCTATGCAGGGGCTGCGGCAGGAACCGTTGTTGTGATCCTCCTGTTTGCGAACAAGCTGAAGCGCGAGAGGGCTTTGAATCAGATTGAAGTGGATGACAATGCAGAACGAAGTGCATGA
- a CDS encoding DUF2200 domain-containing protein — MAHDIYKMSVAKVYPHYVNKAERKRRTKEEVDKIIRWLTGFTQEALEAELAKETTFEDFFTRAPALNPARTSIKGVICGVRIENIEEPVMREIRYLDKLIDELAKGKPMTKILRSV; from the coding sequence ATGGCCCACGACATTTACAAGATGAGCGTTGCGAAGGTCTACCCCCATTACGTCAACAAAGCAGAGCGAAAGCGTCGAACGAAAGAAGAGGTCGACAAAATCATCCGCTGGCTCACAGGCTTTACCCAGGAAGCGCTTGAAGCAGAACTCGCCAAAGAGACGACGTTTGAGGACTTCTTCACCCGGGCTCCGGCCCTCAATCCGGCAAGGACATCGATTAAGGGCGTTATTTGCGGCGTGCGCATCGAAAATATCGAAGAGCCCGTCATGCGGGAAATCCGTTACCTGGACAAACTGATCGACGAACTGGCCAAAGGCAAACCGATGACAAAAATCCTGCGTTCCGTCTGA
- a CDS encoding sensor histidine kinase has translation MELFVIMLERLGIIVMVAFIMTRIPIFRRVVDDRSVTFSQKVSVTLLFGFFGIIGTYTGVVVSTGQASYMMWLSELAEDEAIVNARVIGIVVAGLHGGWKVGLGAGVIAGGHRFLLGGFTGFACGLSAIIAGLLAGFAHRYVDKGKNISLGVTFFVGALSETIQMGIILLVARPYEQAFALVEMIGLPMILANGVGAAVFVLIIRSVIREEEKLAAVQSGRALSIAEDTISFMRQGLTTASAGQTCQILLKEVGASAVSMTDRERILAYYGKGVDIYQAGGPIRTEATRQVLNQGEPYIGTQNRQDQTENLYPDIHAAMIVPLMEKDSVIGTLKFYFPTEKEITPLKRELILGLSRLLSNQLELARVEELRHLAQETEVKALQAQVSPHFLFNALNLIVSMIRTDPERARKLLLSLSHFFRQNLAGTNQTWSTLGQELKQIESYLEIQEARFQGELNVRWEVDDTLLNWQIPTLTMQPLIENAIKHGRKAAREPLDVTVRIERVAESVRVTIWNNGRAIPHERLALLAKGPVHSEEGAGIGLYNVHKRLTEMRVSEAGLSIRSDDQAGTSISFLLHRINQTERKEGSG, from the coding sequence GTGGAACTGTTTGTCATTATGCTTGAGCGTCTGGGGATTATTGTCATGGTTGCGTTTATTATGACGCGGATCCCTATTTTCAGAAGGGTCGTGGACGACCGGAGCGTGACGTTCTCACAAAAGGTCAGTGTCACACTGTTGTTCGGTTTCTTTGGCATTATCGGCACGTATACAGGTGTGGTGGTCTCGACGGGCCAGGCGAGCTATATGATGTGGCTCAGTGAACTGGCTGAAGATGAAGCGATTGTCAATGCCAGGGTAATTGGGATTGTGGTAGCCGGTCTTCACGGAGGCTGGAAAGTCGGGCTCGGTGCAGGGGTAATCGCAGGCGGGCACCGTTTTTTACTCGGCGGCTTCACAGGATTTGCCTGCGGACTGTCCGCCATTATTGCGGGTCTCCTTGCCGGGTTTGCCCACCGCTATGTGGACAAAGGGAAAAATATCTCACTCGGAGTCACTTTTTTTGTCGGTGCGCTCAGTGAAACGATCCAAATGGGGATTATTCTGCTTGTGGCAAGACCGTATGAACAGGCCTTTGCCCTGGTGGAAATGATCGGGCTGCCGATGATCCTGGCCAACGGAGTCGGGGCTGCGGTATTCGTCCTCATCATCCGCAGCGTGATCCGCGAAGAGGAAAAACTCGCAGCGGTGCAGTCAGGGCGCGCCCTCAGTATCGCAGAAGACACGATCTCCTTTATGAGACAGGGTCTCACGACGGCTTCTGCGGGGCAAACGTGTCAGATCTTACTGAAAGAGGTGGGGGCTTCGGCGGTTTCGATGACGGACCGGGAACGGATTCTTGCCTACTACGGAAAAGGTGTGGATATCTATCAGGCCGGCGGGCCCATCCGCACAGAAGCAACCAGGCAAGTGCTGAATCAGGGCGAGCCCTATATCGGGACCCAAAACCGGCAGGACCAGACCGAAAACCTGTATCCGGACATTCACGCAGCCATGATCGTCCCGTTGATGGAGAAAGACAGCGTGATCGGGACGCTGAAGTTTTATTTTCCCACCGAAAAAGAAATCACCCCGTTAAAACGGGAGCTGATTCTCGGTCTCTCGAGACTGTTAAGCAATCAGCTTGAGCTGGCCAGGGTGGAAGAACTCAGGCATCTGGCACAGGAAACCGAGGTCAAGGCCCTGCAGGCGCAGGTCAGTCCCCATTTTTTGTTTAATGCGCTGAACCTGATCGTGTCAATGATCAGGACGGATCCGGAGCGCGCGAGAAAGCTGTTGCTGTCTTTGTCTCACTTTTTCAGACAGAATCTTGCCGGGACCAATCAGACCTGGTCAACCCTCGGACAGGAGCTGAAGCAGATTGAGTCATACCTTGAAATTCAGGAAGCGAGGTTCCAAGGCGAGCTGAACGTCCGCTGGGAAGTTGATGACACGCTGTTGAACTGGCAGATCCCGACGCTCACGATGCAACCGCTGATTGAGAATGCGATCAAACATGGCCGAAAGGCGGCGAGGGAACCGCTGGACGTCACAGTCAGGATTGAGCGGGTAGCCGAGTCTGTCCGGGTCACGATCTGGAACAACGGCAGGGCAATTCCCCATGAACGCCTCGCTCTTTTGGCAAAGGGTCCTGTTCACTCCGAGGAAGGGGCGGGGATCGGCCTGTATAATGTGCACAAACGGTTGACGGAGATGCGGGTGTCTGAAGCAGGACTCAGCATCAGGAGTGATGACCAGGCGGGAACGAGTATCTCGTTTCTGCTGCACAGAATCAATCAGACAGAACGAAAGGAGGGATCAGGATGA
- a CDS encoding N-formylglutamate amidohydrolase codes for MNKDKLPIVLSVPHGGTVIPAPFKDRLLLDEQAVLRDSDTWTREIFDLKDRVAAFIDTDISRLVVDLNREKGDTPPGNPDGIVKTLSVNEEQVWREADGLTEAETAHVIGAYYDPYHERVTEASQMPGLVLGIDGHSMLDIGPVKGTHLWEQRPLFCIGNRGSESGEFVNEPITAPVEMMQTFKRLLQEHFGPLVEAWIGDHGQTPFVTMNQPFSGGYMTRKHGAAGPIPWIQLEINRRLYLPQTHEGPLVLDEEQEARLKAINETLAAVFEALIEETVTVTTTAEADIS; via the coding sequence ATGAACAAAGACAAGCTGCCCATCGTCCTGTCTGTGCCCCATGGCGGCACCGTGATTCCCGCACCGTTCAAAGACAGGCTTCTCCTTGATGAACAGGCTGTTCTGCGGGACAGTGACACATGGACCCGGGAGATCTTTGATCTGAAAGACCGGGTGGCGGCGTTCATTGATACGGATATCTCCCGACTCGTCGTTGACTTGAACCGGGAAAAAGGCGACACCCCGCCCGGGAATCCCGACGGCATCGTTAAAACCCTTTCCGTGAATGAAGAACAGGTCTGGAGAGAGGCGGACGGTCTGACGGAAGCGGAGACCGCCCACGTCATCGGTGCCTACTACGATCCATACCACGAGCGGGTTACGGAGGCCTCGCAAATGCCGGGACTCGTACTGGGGATCGACGGACATTCGATGCTCGACATCGGGCCGGTTAAAGGGACTCATCTTTGGGAGCAACGGCCGCTGTTTTGCATCGGGAACCGCGGTTCGGAGTCCGGTGAGTTTGTCAACGAACCGATCACGGCTCCCGTGGAGATGATGCAGACGTTCAAACGCCTCTTGCAGGAGCATTTCGGCCCCCTTGTCGAGGCGTGGATCGGGGATCACGGCCAAACGCCGTTTGTGACCATGAACCAGCCTTTTTCCGGAGGATACATGACCCGGAAACACGGCGCAGCGGGCCCGATCCCGTGGATTCAGCTCGAGATCAACCGCAGACTCTATCTGCCACAGACCCATGAAGGCCCGCTCGTTCTTGATGAGGAACAGGAGGCACGGCTGAAGGCGATTAATGAGACGCTCGCAGCCGTCTTCGAAGCGCTGATTGAAGAGACGGTAACCGTCACAACAACTGCGGAAGCGGATATTTCGTAA
- a CDS encoding adenine deaminase C-terminal domain-containing protein, with amino-acid sequence MVKGFSHYWNKKEIRDQLLVVQGKKAPTMVLKNAVYLNSFRKTWVEAHIWLFKDRIVYVGERLPDVTAGTEMVDLDGKPVVPGYIEHHAHPFQLYNPLTLAKFASERGTTTLVNDNMPFMFHLTKKKALSLIEDIQSTQPATMLWWARYDGQTELINGNDVFQHSNMKAWIDHPYVVQGGELTDWPSVLKGNEQMLHWMLETKDARKPIEGHFPGAGEKTLSQMAILGVDGDHESMSGDDVLKRLDMGMTASIRHSSIRPDLPKIIRELHELGLTHYDQLMMNTDGSPPHFMKHGVMDHLIELAVAEGVPFIEAINMCTVNVARHFHMEDVIGMIAPGRLANLNILKDKETPLPESVLAKGTWVRKEDEPCYPSVDFDWASYGFTPQTIDWDLSRRDFHFSMPVGVQMINEVIMKPYRIGFNLTFEELPEDCDECFMIFADKKGTWIVSTLIKGFATDVYGMASSFSGTGDIIVIGKSKQGLLDAFQEMKRIGGGIVVMDPDGPVASVPLPIGGVLSDKALDDGLIEEEEQLREALRERGYPFGDPVYSLLFFSSTHLPYVRVTQRGIFDVKKKRVLFPSIMR; translated from the coding sequence ATGGTCAAAGGTTTTTCACATTACTGGAATAAAAAAGAGATCCGGGATCAGCTTCTGGTTGTGCAGGGGAAGAAGGCCCCGACGATGGTGCTGAAGAATGCGGTGTATCTGAACAGCTTCCGCAAGACCTGGGTCGAGGCACATATATGGCTGTTTAAGGACCGGATTGTTTATGTGGGAGAGCGATTGCCTGATGTGACAGCGGGGACGGAAATGGTTGACCTTGACGGGAAACCGGTGGTGCCGGGGTATATTGAGCACCATGCCCATCCGTTTCAACTGTACAATCCCCTGACGCTGGCGAAGTTTGCCTCGGAGCGGGGTACGACGACGCTGGTCAACGATAATATGCCGTTTATGTTTCACCTCACCAAAAAGAAAGCGCTCTCTTTAATCGAAGACATTCAAAGCACCCAGCCGGCGACGATGCTCTGGTGGGCCCGCTATGACGGACAGACCGAGCTTATTAACGGCAACGACGTCTTTCAGCATTCGAATATGAAGGCGTGGATCGATCATCCGTACGTCGTGCAGGGCGGTGAGCTGACTGACTGGCCGTCCGTCTTAAAGGGCAATGAACAGATGCTGCACTGGATGCTCGAGACAAAGGATGCAAGGAAGCCGATTGAAGGGCACTTCCCGGGAGCAGGGGAGAAGACCCTCTCGCAAATGGCGATACTTGGGGTCGACGGGGACCATGAATCCATGTCCGGGGACGACGTCTTAAAGAGGCTCGACATGGGCATGACGGCTTCCATCCGTCACTCCTCGATCCGGCCGGATTTGCCGAAGATCATCCGGGAGCTGCATGAACTCGGGCTTACGCATTACGATCAGCTGATGATGAATACCGATGGGTCCCCTCCGCATTTCATGAAGCACGGGGTCATGGATCATCTCATTGAGCTCGCTGTAGCTGAAGGCGTCCCGTTCATTGAGGCAATCAATATGTGCACGGTGAACGTGGCGCGGCATTTTCATATGGAGGATGTCATCGGAATGATCGCCCCGGGGCGGCTCGCGAACCTGAATATCCTGAAGGATAAAGAGACCCCGTTGCCTGAATCGGTACTGGCAAAAGGAACCTGGGTACGAAAAGAGGATGAGCCGTGTTACCCGTCCGTTGATTTCGACTGGGCATCCTACGGCTTTACCCCCCAGACGATAGACTGGGATCTCTCGCGAAGGGATTTTCACTTCTCCATGCCCGTCGGGGTGCAGATGATCAACGAAGTCATTATGAAGCCGTACCGAATCGGATTCAACCTCACGTTTGAGGAGCTCCCTGAGGACTGCGACGAGTGCTTTATGATCTTTGCCGACAAGAAGGGGACCTGGATTGTCAGTACCCTGATCAAAGGCTTCGCAACGGACGTCTACGGGATGGCGAGCTCGTTTTCCGGAACGGGAGACATCATCGTCATCGGCAAGAGCAAGCAGGGGCTTCTCGACGCCTTTCAGGAGATGAAGCGGATTGGAGGCGGCATTGTTGTCATGGATCCGGACGGCCCGGTGGCATCGGTGCCACTTCCAATCGGCGGGGTCCTTTCAGACAAGGCCCTCGACGACGGATTGATTGAAGAGGAGGAACAGCTCAGGGAAGCGCTTAGGGAGCGGGGGTACCCGTTTGGCGATCCGGTTTACAGCCTCCTGTTCTTCTCGTCAACGCATCTGCCGTATGTCCGGGTTACGCAGCGGGGAATTTTCGATGTGAAAAAGAAAAGGGTACTCTTTCCCTCAATTATGCGGTAA